One Mucilaginibacter ginkgonis genomic region harbors:
- a CDS encoding aspartyl/asparaginyl beta-hydroxylase domain-containing protein, which translates to MQSILHELLSVKFFILYSLIIATVIVHYRGRVRYKFFRQVSDHSTFMAPINVPMYALSAVENKPYISTANFPQLNLLKTNWQTIRDEAIQLEQAELIKGSDTLNDVGFNSFFRRGWKRFYLKWYGDFHPSAMQHCPQTVEFLKNTPNIKAAMFAVLPAGSQLMPHRDPYAGSLRYHLGLITPNSEMCNIVVDGQPYAWKDGDDVMFDETYIHHAHNDTDKDRLILFCDVERPVKTIFGRAWNSFFGWFIIASAASPNMGTDKTGNINKIFRYVYSIRLVGKRLKAFNRTLYYAVKYALMLLILWALFLRHFI; encoded by the coding sequence ATGCAATCCATTTTACATGAATTACTGTCTGTAAAGTTCTTTATACTTTATAGTTTGATCATAGCAACCGTTATTGTGCACTACCGTGGCAGGGTACGGTATAAGTTTTTCCGCCAGGTGTCAGATCATTCTACCTTTATGGCGCCCATCAATGTGCCTATGTACGCCTTGTCCGCGGTAGAGAACAAACCCTATATCAGCACGGCCAATTTTCCACAGTTGAATCTGCTTAAAACCAATTGGCAAACTATCCGGGATGAAGCTATCCAGCTTGAACAAGCCGAGCTGATAAAAGGCTCTGACACGCTGAACGATGTTGGTTTTAACTCATTTTTTCGCCGCGGATGGAAACGTTTTTATTTAAAATGGTATGGTGATTTTCACCCGTCGGCAATGCAGCATTGCCCGCAAACCGTGGAGTTTTTGAAGAATACGCCAAACATAAAGGCTGCCATGTTCGCGGTTTTGCCGGCAGGTAGCCAACTAATGCCCCATCGCGACCCATACGCCGGTTCGCTGCGTTACCATTTAGGTTTGATCACGCCAAACTCAGAGATGTGCAACATCGTTGTTGACGGGCAGCCTTATGCCTGGAAAGACGGAGACGATGTAATGTTCGATGAAACCTACATTCACCATGCCCATAATGATACAGATAAAGACCGCTTGATATTGTTCTGCGATGTTGAACGCCCTGTTAAAACCATTTTCGGCCGTGCGTGGAACAGTTTCTTTGGCTGGTTTATCATCGCGTCTGCAGCTTCGCCAAACATGGGGACGGACAAGACCGGTAACATAAATAAGATTTTCAGGTACGTATACTCTATTCGCCTGGTAGGCAAAAGGTTAAAGGCGTTTAACCGAACTTTATACTATGCGGTAAAATACGCACTGATGCTGCTGATACTTTGGGCTTTATTTTTAAGGCACTTTATATAG
- the rlmH gene encoding 23S rRNA (pseudouridine(1915)-N(3))-methyltransferase RlmH, which produces MKITLITVGKTEDAYVKEGIDKYLKRLKHYCKAEIVDLPELKNTKALSEDQQKSKEAELILKRINATDFVILLDENGTEYTSVKFSNYLNNKAIASISNLVFVVGGPYGFDRTVHERANDKLSLSKMTFSHQMVRLFFVEQLYRAFTIIKGEPYHHR; this is translated from the coding sequence ATGAAGATCACCCTGATTACTGTTGGAAAGACCGAAGACGCCTATGTTAAGGAGGGGATAGACAAGTATTTGAAACGGCTGAAACATTATTGTAAAGCAGAGATAGTTGATCTGCCCGAATTAAAAAATACGAAGGCGCTATCAGAAGATCAGCAGAAAAGCAAGGAAGCCGAGCTGATTTTAAAGCGGATTAATGCAACTGATTTTGTGATCCTGCTGGATGAGAACGGAACAGAATACACCTCGGTTAAGTTCTCGAACTACTTAAACAATAAGGCTATAGCCTCGATTTCAAATCTTGTTTTTGTAGTGGGAGGGCCCTATGGTTTCGACCGAACAGTACATGAGCGTGCGAACGATAAGCTATCACTTTCTAAGATGACCTTCTCGCACCAAATGGTACGGTTGTTTTTTGTAGAGCAACTATACCGTGCGTTCACCATTATAAAAGGGGAGCCTTACCATCACCGATAG